TCTCCACCGCTGGGCGGCGCAGCTGGACGAGGTGGTGGTGGGGGCGCGGGAGAAGGGCATCGATCTGTCGGTGCTGGACAGCAACCGCATCGCCTCGCGCATCTTCGCGCTGGTGCGCGGGGATGGGCCGTTCATCCTGGGCGCGGCGGCGGTGGTGGTGTTCCTGGCCATCTTCGCCAGCCTGCGCAGCCTCAAGCGGGCGCTGCTCGTCGCGGGGCCGCTGTTCCTCGGCATGGTGTGCCTGGCCGGGGGCATGTACCTGTTCGACGTGCAGCTGAACTTCATCAACGCGGTGGTGCTGCCCAACCTGCTGGCGATCGCGGTGGACAACTCCGTCCACCTGTACCACCGGTATGAGGAGGAGGGGCCGGGCTCCCTGGGCCATGTGGTGCGGCACACGGGGCTGGCGGCCGTGGTGGCCACGCTGTCCAACGCCGCCGGCTACGGCGCGCTGCTCGTGGCCAGCCATCAGGGACTGCGCTCGATTGGACAGATTGCGCTCCTGGGAGTCGTGTGCACCTTTCTCGGAACGACAGTGTTCTTCCCGGCCTTGCTGGCGCTGCTTGAGCGCTGGAAGGCGCGCAGGCAGGAGGGGGCAGGGGAGGGAGCGGTGGTTCGGAGTCTGGACATTGGCGCGGAGCGCGAGCCCGCCTCGCAGCCCGTGGAGCGTAGGTCCGCATGAGTCCCTGGTCCCTGGAGAGCCTGAGGTTGCTCGACGGCCAGCGGAAGGTGCGCCTCAAGGCCGTGGACCTCATCATCATCGGCGCCTGCTCGCTCGCCGCCCTGACGCTCGTGGGGCCGGCCCGCTGGGCGCCCGGCGCGCTGGAGTCCGCCGCCGGCTTCACCCTGTTCGCGCTGGGGCCCCTGGTGCTCCGGACGGCACAGGCGGCGTGGCCTCGCAGGCGGGTGCTGCGCTGGGTGGCCGACTTCTGGCTGCTGCCCGTGGCGATGATGGGCCATGAGCTGCTCAATCCGCTGGTGGACGCCTTCACCCCGGTGCTGAAGGACGCCCAGCTCGCGACGATGGATGAGCGGCTCTTCGGCACCCAGGTGTCGGTGCTCGTCTCCAACGCGGTGCCACCCTGGCTGATGGACGTGCTGATGGTCTGCTACTACGGCCACTTCATCTGGGGCCTGGTGCTGGGGCTGGTGCTGTACTTCCACAAGCGCGTGGCGGCCTTCGATGAGTACCTGCTGGCGCTCGGCCTGTTCTTCACGCTGGGGTACTCGGCCTACATCGTCGTGCCCGCCATCGGGCCGCGCTTCTTCCTCCTGGGCGCCTTCTCCGGGCCGCTCTCCGGGGTGTTCGTCACGTCGTTGCTGGACTCGATGATGCGGACGCCCGTCTTCGTCCGGGACTGCTTCCCCTCGGGCCACACCGGCGCCACGCTGCTGGTGCTCTTCTATTCGTTCCGGTTCTCCCGCCGGGTGTTCTGGGTGATGCTGCTGCCGGGCATCGGCCTCATCGTGGCGACGCTGGCGGGGCGCTTCCACTACGCCACGGACCTGGTGGCGGTGCTGCCCCTGGTGGTGCTCGTCGTGGGCGCGGCCATGGCCCTCTCCCGAGCGGGGAGCCGTCGTCGCGGTTTCGCACCCGCGCGTTCCGTCCCCATGGACGCTATCGTGCGCCCCTAGCGCGCCGGCAGTCTCCCCCATCGCCGGCCGCCAGGAGCCTCACGATGAGCCGGCCACACGCCGCGGAACGCGTCTCCCGCTTCGGCACCACCGTCTTCTCCGAGTTCAGCGCGTTGGCCCAGAAGCACGGCGCGGTGAACCTGGGGCAGGGCTTCCCGGACTTCGACGGCCCCGACGCGGTGAAGGAGGCCGCGCAGAAGGCCATCCGTGACGGCGTCAACCAGTACGCCATCACCACGGGCGCCAGGGATCTGCGCCTGGCCATCGCCGAGCACGCGGCGCGCTTCCACGGCCAGCAGGTGGACCCGGACACCATGGTCACCGTCACCAGTGGGGCCACCGAGGCCATCCTGGATGTCATCCTCGGGTTGGTGGATCCGGGCGACGAGGTGGTGGCCTTCGAGCCCTTCTACGACTCGTACGACGCGAACATCACCTTCGTGGGAGCCAAGGCGCGCTACGTGCCGCTGCGCGCTCCGGACGCGCAGCACCCCGAGTGGTGGATCGACCAGGCGGAGCTGGAGGCGGCCTTCAGCCCGCGCACGCGGCTGCTCATCCTGAACTCGCCGCAGAACCCCACGGGCAAGGTGTTCACCCGAGCGGAGCTGGAGCGCATCGGCGAGCTGTGCGTGCGACATGACGTGAAGGTGCTCTCGGACGAGGTGTACGAGCACATCGTCTTCGCGCCCGCCCGGCACGTGCGGCCCTCCACCATCCCCTCGCTGGCGGACCGGACCATCACCGTGAGCAGCATGGGCAAGACGTTCAGCCTCACGGGGTGGAAGATCGGCTGGGTCATCGCGCCGCCGCCGCTGCGTGACGCGGTGCAGCGCGCGCACCAGTTCGTGACGTTCGCCACGGCCTCGCCGCTGCAGGCGGCCACCGCTGCCGCGCTGCGTCTACCGGACAGCTACTTCCAGGAGCTGGCGGACCGCTACCTGGCGCGCCGCGAGAAGCTGCTGCGAGGCCTGCGGGAGGCGGGGCTGCCCGCGCACGCGCCCGAGGGCAGCTACTTCATCCTGGCGGACATCTCCCACCTGGGCTTCCCGGACGACGTGACCTTCTGTCGGCACCTGGTGACGCAAGTGGGCGTGGCGGCCATTCCTCCCAGCGTCTTCTATTCCCCGGAGCACAAGCACCTGGGTCGGGGCTTCGCGCGCTTCGCCTTCTGCAAGACGGACGGGGTGCTGGACGAGGGGGCCCGCCGCTTGCGTGATGGGCTCTCGAAGCCTCGCTGACACGGCCGCTCCACTCGGCTTGCGACCCCTGGATGCGGGTGCTACATCCCCGCGCCATGCCTGCGCGCACTGCTCCGAAGACCGTCGCTCGCTCCGTCTCCTCCCAGTCCCAGAAGAAGGCCGTTGCCAGCCCGAAGGCTCGCAAGCCTTCGAAGCTGGCCAAGGTCGCCCAGAAGGTGACCAAGGCTGGCAAGGCCGCCGCCAAGGCCGGCAAGGCCGCGGTGAAGAAGGTGGCGCCCAAGAAGAAGGCCGCGGCGCTGAAGAGCTTCGACGCGGCCACGGTGAAGACCGCCACGAAGCAGGCGGAGAAGTGGGCCAAGGAGGAGCTGTCGCAGGTGACGGCGAAGATGCCGCTGCGGCGCAAGCAGTTCATCACGGACTCGGGCGTGCCCATCCCGGACGTCATGACGCTGGCGGACCGCAAGGACGAGCAGGCCGACCGCATCGGTCTGCCGGGGCA
The sequence above is drawn from the Hyalangium gracile genome and encodes:
- a CDS encoding aminotransferase class I/II-fold pyridoxal phosphate-dependent enzyme; translation: MSRPHAAERVSRFGTTVFSEFSALAQKHGAVNLGQGFPDFDGPDAVKEAAQKAIRDGVNQYAITTGARDLRLAIAEHAARFHGQQVDPDTMVTVTSGATEAILDVILGLVDPGDEVVAFEPFYDSYDANITFVGAKARYVPLRAPDAQHPEWWIDQAELEAAFSPRTRLLILNSPQNPTGKVFTRAELERIGELCVRHDVKVLSDEVYEHIVFAPARHVRPSTIPSLADRTITVSSMGKTFSLTGWKIGWVIAPPPLRDAVQRAHQFVTFATASPLQAATAAALRLPDSYFQELADRYLARREKLLRGLREAGLPAHAPEGSYFILADISHLGFPDDVTFCRHLVTQVGVAAIPPSVFYSPEHKHLGRGFARFAFCKTDGVLDEGARRLRDGLSKPR
- a CDS encoding phosphatase PAP2 family protein, with amino-acid sequence MSPWSLESLRLLDGQRKVRLKAVDLIIIGACSLAALTLVGPARWAPGALESAAGFTLFALGPLVLRTAQAAWPRRRVLRWVADFWLLPVAMMGHELLNPLVDAFTPVLKDAQLATMDERLFGTQVSVLVSNAVPPWLMDVLMVCYYGHFIWGLVLGLVLYFHKRVAAFDEYLLALGLFFTLGYSAYIVVPAIGPRFFLLGAFSGPLSGVFVTSLLDSMMRTPVFVRDCFPSGHTGATLLVLFYSFRFSRRVFWVMLLPGIGLIVATLAGRFHYATDLVAVLPLVVLVVGAAMALSRAGSRRRGFAPARSVPMDAIVRP